The sequence CCCGGCAGTGGTGCGTCAGATGCCGGCGCCGAGAAACCGGCGCAGTCCGGCGGCGAGCTCGGCCGGGGCCTCCTCCGCGACGTGGTGGCCGGAGTCGATCGGCGCGCCGCGCAGGTCGTCCGCCCAGTCGCGCCAGATCGCCAGCGGGTCCCCGTAGAGGTCCTCCATGTCGTCGCGGGCGGCCCACAGAAACAGCGTCGGGCAGGCGATTCTGCGACCCGCGCGGCGGTCGGCGTCGTCGGCGGCCCGGTCCGGGCCGAGCCCGGCCCGGTAGTCCTCGCACATCGCGTGGACGGTGGCCGGATCGTGGATCGCCCGCCGGTAGTCCTCGTACGCCTCGGCGCCCATCGCCTCCGGAGCCCCCCCGTACCAGGCGTCGGGATCGGCGTTGATCACCCGTTCGGCGGGCTTGGCCGTCTGGCCGAGGAAGAACCAGTGCCACCAGGCGGCGGCGAACCTTGCATCGGCCCGGGCCAGTGCCTCACCGATCGGCACCCCGTCGATCACGACGAGACGGGAGACCAGGTCCGGGTGGTCCATGGCCAGGCGCTGGGCCACGTAGGTGCCCCGGTCATGACCCACGACGCTGAACCGCTCGTGACCGAGCACCCGCATCAGCGCCGCGCAGTCGCGGGCCATCGCCCGTTTGGAGTAGGGATCGTGGTCGGCGGTGGTGGCCGGCTTGGACGACCGGCCGTAGCCGCGCAGGTCCGGGCAGACCACCGTGAAATCGCCGGCGAGCAGCGGTGCGACCCGGTGCCAGGTCGCGTGGGTGCGGGGGTGGCCGTGCAGGAGCAGCACGGGCGGCCCCGAACCGCCGTGCCGTACGAACAGCTCGGCCTCTCCGGTGCCCACCCGCTCTTCCTTGAAGCCTTCGAACATTCCACGGTTCCTTTCCCGGGCGCCGGCATGACGCGGCGCGGTCCCCCGGTACGGCACGGCGGCTCGGTGCGGCCGGGCGCGGTCGGCACGGCCGTTCGGTACGGCCGGCATGAATTCGGTACGGCCGGCTCAGTACAGCCGGCTCGGTGCGGCCGGCGCGGCTCAGTAGGGCCAGGTCCAGTCGCGGATCTCGGCCGGGTCCTCGCCGTACTCGCGGGTGTGGGCGCGGGCGCGCAGCCGCTCGTCGACCATCTGCTGGCGCAGGTGCGCGGCCTTGGCGCCCAGACCCGGCACCCGGTCGACGACGTCCATCACCAGGTGGAAGCGGTCGATGTCGTTGAGCATCACCATGTCGAACGGCGTGGTGGTGGTGCCCTCCTCCTTGTAGCCGCGCACGTGGATGTTGTGGTGGCCGCGCCGCCGGTAGGTCAGCCGGTGGATCGACCAGGGATAGCCGTGGAAATTGAAGATGATCGGCTTGTC comes from Streptosporangium roseum DSM 43021 and encodes:
- a CDS encoding alpha/beta fold hydrolase, whose amino-acid sequence is MFEGFKEERVGTGEAELFVRHGGSGPPVLLLHGHPRTHATWHRVAPLLAGDFTVVCPDLRGYGRSSKPATTADHDPYSKRAMARDCAALMRVLGHERFSVVGHDRGTYVAQRLAMDHPDLVSRLVVIDGVPIGEALARADARFAAAWWHWFFLGQTAKPAERVINADPDAWYGGAPEAMGAEAYEDYRRAIHDPATVHAMCEDYRAGLGPDRAADDADRRAGRRIACPTLFLWAARDDMEDLYGDPLAIWRDWADDLRGAPIDSGHHVAEEAPAELAAGLRRFLGAGI